A segment of the Helicobacter sp. 'house sparrow 1' genome:
AGAAGAATTAAAGATTTTAGAACCCTATCAAGATCTGATTGCAAAAAAATATCCTCGGCTATTAAAAGAGGAATTTATTATTCCTAAGACTGCAGGTGATGGTTATTCTAAAAGAGAGAATCTTAAATATGCGCAAGAGTTACTTAAAAAAGCAGGTTATGAAATAAAAGATTTTCATCTTGTTGATTCTAAAACAAAAAAACCTTTTGTCTTTACACTAACTTTAGAAAATCCAGCATTTGAAAGATTGGCACTTGCATATGCAAAGAATTTGGAAATTTTAGGGATTAAGATGAAGATAGAGATTGTAGATTCAAGTCGTTATAACACCCTTGTGAGGAACTTTAATTATGACATGATAGTTGGAATCATTGGCCAGTCTTTATTTCCAGGCAACGAACAACTTTATTACTGGAGTTCTAAGAGTGCGGATACAAAGGGTAGTAGAAACTATGCAGGAATTAAGGATGAAATCGTTGATGACCTTATAGCAAGATTAATCAAATCAAAAAATAAACAAGAGCAGATTGCCATTACTAAATCTCTTGATAGGGTTTTATCTTGGGGTTTTTATGTAATTCCTCATTTTTATTTACCCTATTATCGTATCGCATATTGGGATAGAATTAAAATGCCAAGCAATTCGCCACTTTATGGTTTTACCCCTTATGTATGGTGGATAGAAGAATAATGTATCAATATATTATAAAACGTCTTTTATTATTAATACCCACACTTTTTGGGATTCTCACCATTAATTTTTTTATCATTCAACTAGCTCCAGGTGGGCCCATAGAGCAGATAGTTCATAAGATTCAAAATATTCAAGCCAAAACAGAAACAAGTATAACAAGCTCAAAAATTGGGGCTTATGGTAATGATAATTTAGACCCTGAAGCACTTGAGTCTTTAAAAAAACTCTATGGCTTTGATAAATCAATTTTTGAGCGCTATAAAGATATGATTGTGCAGTTTTTAAAATTTGATTTTGGAGAGAGCTATTTTCGTAAGATTAGCGTATTGGATTTGATAAAAGAAAAAATGCCTGTTTCAATTTCTTTAGGTATTTTTAGCACGCTTTTAATTTATCTGATAGGGATTCCATTGGGAATTTTAAAAGCTTATAGGGATGGAAGCAGGTTTGATGTTATAACTAGCGTTATTATAATTATGGCAAATGCAATTCCTGCTTTTTTATTTGGAATTTTACTGATTGTGTTATTTGCTGGAGGATACTTTGATATCTTTCCACTTAGGGGGCTGGTAAGCGATGATTTTTATTCTTTAGACTTATGGGGTAAAATTAAAGATTATTTGTGGCATATAACTCTACCTGTAATTTGTCTTAGTATAGGTGGTTTTGCTACTTTGACACTATTAGTGAAGAACTCTTTTTTAGATGAAATGCAAAAATATTATGTAGTTTATGCTCGGATTAGAGGAATTAATGAACAAAAAATCTTGTATTTTCATATTTTTAGAAACGCGATGCTTTTGGTAATTTCTTCTTTTCCTACCATATTTTTGGGAATGTTTTTTTCTGGCTCTTTGCTAATTGAAATCGTTTTTAGTCTTGATGGTTTGGGGCTTTTGGGATATGATAGTCTTTTGTATCGTGATTATCCTGTTGTATTTGGGACTTTGTATATTTTTACTTTATTTGGGTTAATTGCTAGTTTATTGAGTGATTTGTTATATGTTGTAATTGATCCTCGTATAAATTTTGATAAGAAAGGGCATTAATGAGAGAAATTAAAATAGGAATAATCGGAGTGGGGGTAGTTGGGAGTAGTGTTGTAAAAATTTTGAAAGAAAATCAGGATATTATCAGTGCTAGAACAGGTGCAAAACTTGTTGTTACAAAAGGAGTAGTAAAAAATCTAGACAAAAAAAGAGATGTAGATATTGCTTTGAGTGATGATGTAAATTTTGTGATTGAGGATGAAAGTATTGAAATTGTAGTAGAACTTATGGGAGGTGTTGAAGAGGCTTTTGAAATTGCAAAGAGGGTATTATCCAAACAAAAAAGTCTCGTAACTGCAAATAAGGCAATGTTGGCCTATCATCGCTATGATTTACAAAGAATTGAAAAAGATTATCCTATTGGGTTTGAAGCAAGTGTATGTGGTGGAATACCAATTATAAAAGCCCTTAGAGATGGACTAGGAGCCAACCATATTTTGTCTTTAAAAGGGATTTTAAATGGCACAAGTAATTATATTTTGACACAAATGATACAAAATAAAATTGATTTTAACCAAGCATTGCAACAAGCTCAGAATCTAGGGTATGCTGAAGCTGATCCAACATTAGATATCAATGGTTATGATGCAGGACATAAACTTTTGATATTAGCATCTCTAGCTTATGGAATTGATGCAAAACCAGAAGATATTTTGATTGAGGGAATTGAAAAGATTAATTCCAATGATATTGCTTTTGCAGATGAATTTGGGTTTGTGATTAAACTTTTGGGTATTGCAAAGAAAATTCAAAATGAGATAGAACTTAGGGTTCATCCTGTTTTGATTGATAAAAACAAGATGATTGCAAAAGTAGATGGTGTGATGAATGGAATTAGTGTAACTGGAGATAGAGTGGGTGAAACACTATATTATGGCGCCGGTGCCGGTGGAGATGCGACAGCAAGTGCAGTAATTAGTGATTTGATTGAGATTGCAAGAGGTAAGAACTCTACAATGCTTGGTTTTGAAAAAAATAATTCCTCATTAACCCTAAGAGATAAGAAAAAGATCCAAAGTAGGTATTATATCCGTTTGAGTGCTTATGATAAGGTAGGGGTTCTAGCAAAGATTTCAAGTATTTTAAGCAAGAATGATATTTCCATTCAAGCTTTTTTACAAAAACAAGCACAAGATGAAGTAGCAAAGTTGCTTTTTACTACTCATAAATGCCAAGAATCTAATATTTATAATGCTTTAGAAGAGATAGATCAGCAAGATTTCATAGAGAGCGAATCTTTTTTTATTCGTATTGAAGATGAGTAGAGAAAAAGGCAATATTGCTGAAAAAATGGCAAGAGAGTATCTCATATCCTGTGGGTTTGAGATTGTTACACAAAATTTTTATTCCAAGTTTGGTGAAATAGACATTGTTGCACTAAAGGATGAGGTATTGCATTTTGTTGAGGTAAAAAGTGGGGAGAATTTTAATCCAATTTATGCAATCACACCAAAAAAACTCCAAAAAATACAAAAAACAATCCAATACTTTTTGATGCAAAATAAAATTGATAGACAATATTGTATAGATGCGATCTGTATCCAAAAGGATAAAATAAACTTCTTGGAAAATATTATCTTTTGATTTGTAAATTAAGTATAATCTTCTACGAAAATATTTTTTTAGGAGAATTATATATGGGAAAATATGTCGATTTAAATGCAGAAAATTTTGATTCTATAACAAGTAAAGGTTTAGCGGTTGTAGATTTTTGGGCACCTTGGTGTGGTCCTTGTAGAATGCTTGCTCCCGTAATTGATGAACTTGCAAATGAGTATGATGGAAAGGTGGCAATTTGTAAAGTAAATACAGATGAGCAAGATGAACTTTCTGCAAAATATGGAATTAGAAGTATTCCTACTATTTTATTTATGAAAGATGGTCAAATTGTAGATCAGGTTATAGGCGCAACTTCAAAACAATCCCTCAAAGATAAAATTGACTCATTGATGTAATTTTTAGGAATCTTAAAAAAGATTCCTAATGGTTGAATTTTTAATAATACTATAGCAACAATTCTAAAATAAATTAAGGACGTTAAAATGATAGATTTGGCAATTATTGGTGGTGGTCCTGCTGGTCTTTCTGCTGGATTATATGCCACAAGAGGCGGTATTAAGAATGTTGTTTTATTTGAAAAAGGTATGCCTGGAGGTCAGATTACAGGTAGTAGTGAGATAGAAAACTATCCTGGTGTAAAAGAGGTGCAAAGTGGTTTAGATTTTATGCAGCCTTGGCAAGAACAATGCTTTCGCTTTGGTTTAAAGCAGGAGATAGCAGAAGTTCAAAGGATAAGCAAAAAAGGCCAAAATTTTGAGATTTACCAAAATGATGGGAAAATGGTTGAGGCAAAGTCTGTTATTGTTACAACAGGAGGAAGACCAAAGAGAACAGGCATTAAGGGTGAAAGTGAATTTTGGGGAAAAGGTGTAAGTACTTGTGCAACTTGTGATGGCTTTTTTTACAAAAATAAAGAGGTTGCGGTGCTTGGAGGAGGAGATACGGCTATTGAAGAGGCAATTTATCTTACAAAAATGTGTAAGAAAGTGTATCTGATCCACAGAAGAGATTCCTTTAGAGCTGCACCTATAACTTTGGAGCACGCTAAAAAAAATGAAAAGATTGAGTTTTTAACTCCTTGCACAGTAGAAGAAATCAAAGGTGATAATATGGGGGTTACAGGTGTTTTGGTTAAAAACATCCAAACAAATGAATTAAGAGAATTGCAAGTTCCTGGTATTTTTATCTTTGTAGGTTATGAGGTTAATAACCAAATCTTAAAGCAAGAAGATGGCAGTATGCTTTGTGATGTGGATAAATATGGTAGTGTCATTGTAAATTTATCGATGCATACTAGTGTAGAGGGTCTATTTGCTGCTGGAGATCTTAGAATAGAGGCTTCAAAGCAGGTAGTTTGTGCTGCTGCAGATGGTGCTACAGCTGCTCTTCAAGCAATTGCATATTTAGATTCAATAAAGTAGAAAAAAGTGATAAAAGTAGGAATTTTTGGTGCAACCGGCAGGGTAGGTAGATTACTCATAGATCTAGTGAAACAAAGTGATAAATGTGAGTTGGGAGCAATTTTTGTTCGAGGTTCCTTGGAACTTGATTTACCTAAAAATTGTCTTGTGACAAATGATTTAGAGCGATTTATTCAAGCTAGCGATGTAATCATTGATTTTTCACTACCACAGGCTACAAGGTCTTTACTAGAGGCTCTAGAAAAATTTCCAAAACCTCTAGTAAGTGGGACAACAGGGCTTGATGAAGAAACTTTTTCAAAAATTAATAAACTATCTATCAAGACACCTATCTTATATGCGACAAATATGTCAAGGGGTGTTGCAATTTTAAACAAAGCAATAGCAATGGTAGCAAGGAGTTTTCTTGATTCTGATATTGAGATTTGTGAGATACATCATAGAAACAAGAAAGATGCACCTAGTGGAACCGCTTTGACACTGGCACAAACTTGTGCTGATGCAAGAGGTTTAAATTTACAAGAAGCTTTGATTGGTGATAGGAGTAAGACAATAGGTGCAAGAGGTCAAGATGAAATAGCTGTAGTGAGTCTAAGAGGCGGAGATGTTGCAGGTAGGCATACTGTAGGGTTTTATGCTGATGGAGAGTATTTGGAATTCTTGCATAATGCAACTTCAAGATTAACTTTTGCTAAGGGAGCCTTAGATGCTGCCTTGTGGCTAAGAGATAAGCAAAGTGGCCTATACACAATACAGGATTTGTTTGATTTTTAATGTTAGAAGTAGAGAATCAAACAAAGGTTGATATAGACATTTCATTTTTATGTCTTATTGCAGAGACTATGTCAGATAGGGATATTGATCTTATCTTAGTAGCCAAAGACACAATTCAAGAATTAAATAAACTTTATCGCCATAAAGATACTCCCACAGATGTTTTGAGCTTCCCGCTTGATGATATGGGAGGATTTGAGCATATTCCTCTTGGAAGTATAGCTATTTGTGTTGATATTGCACAGGAAGTCGCCTTGAGTTATAAGCACTCTTTAGAGCAAGAAATTGCCCTGCTTTTGATACATGCTATCTTGCATCTTCAGGGATTTGATCACGAGGTGGATGATGGAGAGCACCGGATTGAGGAAGAAAAGTGGATCAAATTCTTTAAATTGCCAACAAGTCTCATTACAAGAAATCAGTAGTTTAAAAATTGAGGTAATACAATTATAAAGGTTAAGCTTTTAACTTTTAAAAATAAGAAATAAATAAAATTATTTTTAGTTTTTATTAAAAATTTAATATAAAAATTATAAAAAATAGGCTACAATCTCCATTCACATTTTCAAAACTTTCAATACTTAATAAAAGAAGGGTTTATTTCATTATTTTAGTTGGTTATTAATATTTTATTATCTAAATAACAAGAATCCACCTCAAATCCCCTATATGTGTGTTTGAAAACTTTGGAAATGTTAAATATAAAAATCAGGGAGATTGTTATGAATGTGAAAAATTATAGTTTAGGAGGAGCTACTGCTTTTTTAGCTTCTAATAAAACTTTAAAGAAAACTTTCTTTAAACCAGTTGTTGCTAGCTCTTTGGCTTTGTTGCTTGGGAGTACTTTGTATGGACAAGAAGCTAATACCGATTGCATAGGTTCAAATAACTGTACACCTATAAAGGATAATATTACTTTTAAATTTGGAGGTGACTCTGGAACCACAGTTGATGTTACAGGCAGTCAAGTTACCTTTGGAAGTGGTGTAAGTAAGGTTACATTAAAAGATACTAACTTTACGGAACAGGAGTTTAACTTTGCAGGTAAGCTAATGACTA
Coding sequences within it:
- the yejB gene encoding microcin C ABC transporter permease YejB: MYQYIIKRLLLLIPTLFGILTINFFIIQLAPGGPIEQIVHKIQNIQAKTETSITSSKIGAYGNDNLDPEALESLKKLYGFDKSIFERYKDMIVQFLKFDFGESYFRKISVLDLIKEKMPVSISLGIFSTLLIYLIGIPLGILKAYRDGSRFDVITSVIIIMANAIPAFLFGILLIVLFAGGYFDIFPLRGLVSDDFYSLDLWGKIKDYLWHITLPVICLSIGGFATLTLLVKNSFLDEMQKYYVVYARIRGINEQKILYFHIFRNAMLLVISSFPTIFLGMFFSGSLLIEIVFSLDGLGLLGYDSLLYRDYPVVFGTLYIFTLFGLIASLLSDLLYVVIDPRINFDKKGH
- a CDS encoding homoserine dehydrogenase; the protein is MREIKIGIIGVGVVGSSVVKILKENQDIISARTGAKLVVTKGVVKNLDKKRDVDIALSDDVNFVIEDESIEIVVELMGGVEEAFEIAKRVLSKQKSLVTANKAMLAYHRYDLQRIEKDYPIGFEASVCGGIPIIKALRDGLGANHILSLKGILNGTSNYILTQMIQNKIDFNQALQQAQNLGYAEADPTLDINGYDAGHKLLILASLAYGIDAKPEDILIEGIEKINSNDIAFADEFGFVIKLLGIAKKIQNEIELRVHPVLIDKNKMIAKVDGVMNGISVTGDRVGETLYYGAGAGGDATASAVISDLIEIARGKNSTMLGFEKNNSSLTLRDKKKIQSRYYIRLSAYDKVGVLAKISSILSKNDISIQAFLQKQAQDEVAKLLFTTHKCQESNIYNALEEIDQQDFIESESFFIRIEDE
- a CDS encoding YraN family protein, yielding MSREKGNIAEKMAREYLISCGFEIVTQNFYSKFGEIDIVALKDEVLHFVEVKSGENFNPIYAITPKKLQKIQKTIQYFLMQNKIDRQYCIDAICIQKDKINFLENIIF
- the trxA gene encoding thioredoxin; the protein is MGKYVDLNAENFDSITSKGLAVVDFWAPWCGPCRMLAPVIDELANEYDGKVAICKVNTDEQDELSAKYGIRSIPTILFMKDGQIVDQVIGATSKQSLKDKIDSLM
- the trxB gene encoding thioredoxin-disulfide reductase, with the translated sequence MIDLAIIGGGPAGLSAGLYATRGGIKNVVLFEKGMPGGQITGSSEIENYPGVKEVQSGLDFMQPWQEQCFRFGLKQEIAEVQRISKKGQNFEIYQNDGKMVEAKSVIVTTGGRPKRTGIKGESEFWGKGVSTCATCDGFFYKNKEVAVLGGGDTAIEEAIYLTKMCKKVYLIHRRDSFRAAPITLEHAKKNEKIEFLTPCTVEEIKGDNMGVTGVLVKNIQTNELRELQVPGIFIFVGYEVNNQILKQEDGSMLCDVDKYGSVIVNLSMHTSVEGLFAAGDLRIEASKQVVCAAADGATAALQAIAYLDSIK
- the dapB gene encoding 4-hydroxy-tetrahydrodipicolinate reductase produces the protein MIKVGIFGATGRVGRLLIDLVKQSDKCELGAIFVRGSLELDLPKNCLVTNDLERFIQASDVIIDFSLPQATRSLLEALEKFPKPLVSGTTGLDEETFSKINKLSIKTPILYATNMSRGVAILNKAIAMVARSFLDSDIEICEIHHRNKKDAPSGTALTLAQTCADARGLNLQEALIGDRSKTIGARGQDEIAVVSLRGGDVAGRHTVGFYADGEYLEFLHNATSRLTFAKGALDAALWLRDKQSGLYTIQDLFDF
- the ybeY gene encoding rRNA maturation RNase YbeY produces the protein MLEVENQTKVDIDISFLCLIAETMSDRDIDLILVAKDTIQELNKLYRHKDTPTDVLSFPLDDMGGFEHIPLGSIAICVDIAQEVALSYKHSLEQEIALLLIHAILHLQGFDHEVDDGEHRIEEEKWIKFFKLPTSLITRNQ